A stretch of the Gymnogyps californianus isolate 813 chromosome 15, ASM1813914v2, whole genome shotgun sequence genome encodes the following:
- the RBBP6 gene encoding LOW QUALITY PROTEIN: E3 ubiquitin-protein ligase RBBP6 (The sequence of the model RefSeq protein was modified relative to this genomic sequence to represent the inferred CDS: deleted 2 bases in 1 codon), whose translation MSCVHYKFSSKLNYDTVTFDGLHISLCDLKRQIMGREKLKAADCDLQITNAQTKEEYTDDNALIPKNSSVIVRRIPIGGVKATSKTYVISRTEPVSGTSKAIDDSSASISLAQLTKTANLAEANASEEDKIKAMMTQSGHEYDPINYMKKPLGPPPPSYTCFRCGKPGHYIKNCPTNGDKNFESVPRIKKSTGIPRSFMMEVKDPNTKGAMLTNTGKYAIPTIDAEAYAIGKKEKPPFLPEEPSSSSEEDDPIPDELLCLICKDIMTDAVVIPCCGNSYCDECIRTALLESEEHTCPTCHQTDVSPDALIANKFLRQAVNNFKNETGYTKRLRKQIQQQQQQQPPPPPPPPPPLMRQTITRNLQPLLRPTISRQQDPLMIPLASLASRSAAALSSLAPGQSSVAAGLPVNPSSVVVSDLPPAVSLSLRGEKPDGPFRDADTVIPPAALVTAAELSKSSPLSISSLLEEKGYQVPVLRQPALPSLLGPQGQSIPTTGHPMRASTIRSAGGRPGWELSSNRGRPHSERTQRTQAPTLPASTPVFVPVPPPPLYPPPPHALPLPPGVPPPQFPPQFPPGQPPSAGYTVPPPGYPPAPANMSSAWVPTAVPTAHSNAIPTTQAPPLSREEFYREQRRLKEEEKKKSKLDEFTNDFAKELMEYKKIQKERRRSFSRSKSPYSASSYSRSSYTYSKSRSGSSRSRSYSRSFSRSHSRSYSRSPPYPRRGKGKSRNYRSRSRSHGYHRSRSRSPPYRRYHSRSRSPVFRGQSPTKRTVPQGEGEREYFNRYREVPPYDMKAYYGRSVDFRDPFEKERYREWERNYREWYEKFYKGYAVGAQPRPPVNRENFSPDRFGPPGTRRENSPYARGRREDYPGGQSHRNRNIAGNYPEKPSGRESHGIKDPTKSKEKEVENPLGDSKGNKHKKHRKRRKGDENEGFPNAELLEGARKPREPVTAEDVKTESLFMLPSRDDATPVRDEPMEADSIAFKPVSEKEKKEKDKPKAKIDKTKRKVEVAVPPKKDNTIKPAKASQEKVDTDREKSPRTEPPVKKVKEELPKTDSVKTSSSQKDEKALGTPRKVHPKVTKDHPETRPAKEEKAKKDHPKETKSEKPSNKEDKSKKPAEKSKPPDAKPEKRKRKADEKVDKEHEAASIKASKPETAESKASPKGKTEPDGEKGERTPEKDKSAFLNNPAKKIKLNRETGKKIVSGENVPPAKEPVEKPEPSSSKVKQEKAKGKVRRKVTAADGSSSTLVDYTSTSSTGGSPVRKTEEKPDTKRTVIKTMEEYNNDITAPAEDVIIMIQVPQSKWDKDDFESEEEDIKSTQVPANVGKPASVIKNVSAKPPNPVKHNEKETEPLEKIQKTTKEASYESSQHDAKSSKSSMSNEKGKTKDRDHSLSDKDTSEKRKSSVQPEKDHSERATEQGNGKNTSQSSKDSRSAEKHDTGRGPTAKDFTPNRDKKSDHDGNRDHSSSKRRDEKSELARRKDSPSRNRESTSVQKSKPRDERAEPSKKGAGDAKRSSYSPPRERKQSDHKAAHDSKRTSEEHKPLDKNAGKEKEKHVPEVKSNKEKEPGGNKPPLRQESPDVKNEKENVTGQNDKSVVKPKPQVSSSSRLSSDLTRETDEAAFVPDYNESDSESNVSAKDEEAAGKNPKEPKEKAVDKAKEDTAAPAAADQPEASRSQSQSSPSVSRSRSQSPSESQTRSHSSSASSGESQDSKKKKKKKEKKKHKKHKKHKKHKKHIGNETELEKSQKHKHKKKKSKKSKDKEKDDQKVKSVST comes from the exons ACTGCCAATCTGGCTGAAGCCAATGCTTCcgaagaagataaaataaaagctatgaTGACACAGTCTGGCCATGAATATGATCCAATCAA TTATATGAAGAAACCCTTGGGTCCACCTCCACCATCGTATACTTGCTTTCGTTGTGGAAAACCTGGCCACTATATAAAGAACTGCCCAACAAATGGG gACAAAAATTTTGAGTCTGTTCCCAGAATTAAAAAGAGCACAGGAATTCCAAGGAGTTTCATGATGGAGGTGAAAGATCCCAATACAAAGGGTGCTATGCtgacaaacactggaaaatatgCAATACCAACTATTGATGC GGAAGCTTACGCTATAGGAAAGAAGGAGAAGCCTCCCTTTTTACCAGAGGAGCCGTCCTCCTCCTCGGAAGAAGATGATCCTATTCCAGATGAGTTGTTATGTCTCATTTGTAAAGATATAATGACTGATGCAGTTGTTATTCCCTGCTGTGGAAACAGTTATTGTGACGAAT GTATTAGAACAGCATTACTGGAATCCGAGGAACATACATGCCCAACGTGTCATCAGACGGAtgtttctcctgatgctttAATTGCCAACAAGTTCCTACGCCAG GCTGTGAACAACTTCAAAAATGAAACTGGCTACACAAAAAGGCTCCGTAAGCAGATtcagcagcaacaacagcagcagccgccgccgccaccaccacctccaccacccCTAATGAGACAAACAATAACACGCAACCTGCAGCCTCTACTCCGGCCAACAATTTCCAGACAGCAGGATCCACTAATGATTCCGTTAGCTTCTCTGGCTTCTcgttctgctgctgctttgtcatCGTTGGCCCCTGGTCAGTCATCTGTGGCAGCTGGGCTGCCAGTAAATCCATCTTCTGTTGTTGTCTCTGATCTCCCTCCAGCAGTGTCCCTATCTCTCCGTGGTGAAAAGCCAGATGGACCTTTTCG CGATGCCGATACTGTTAtacctcctgctgctctggtgACGGCTGCTGAACTTTCTAAATCTTCCCCTCTGTCAATCAGCAGTTTGTTGGAAGAGAag GGCTATCAGGTTCCTGTACTAAGACAACCAGCATTACCAAGTCTTCTGGGCCCTCAAGGACAATCAATACCCACAACTG GTCATCCCATGAGAGCCAGTACAATTCGCTCAGCAGGTGGCAGACCAGGCTGGGAACT AAGTTCAAATCGAGGACGCCCGCACAGTGAACGTACCCAAAGGACTCAGGCCCCAACACTACCAGCATCGACACCAGTCTTTGTGCCTGTGCCTCCACCTCCCTTGTATCCTCCACCGCCCCATGCACTGCCTCTTCCACCCGGGGTACCACCACCACAGTTTCCTCCTCAGTTTCCACCTGGTCAGCCTCCATCTGCTGGGTACACTGTCCCCCCTCCAGGATatcccccagctcctgcaaacATGTCATCAGCTTGGGTACCAACAGCAGTACCAACGGCTCATTCAAATGCCATCCCAACGACACAAGCACCCCCTTTATCTAGGGAGGAGTTTTACAGAGAGCAACGGAGACTTAAAGAGGA ggaaaagaaaaagtccaaACTTGATGAGTTTACAAATGATTTTGCTAAGGAATTGATGGAATATAAAAAGATTCAAAAGGAGCGTAGGCGTTCGTTTTCCAG gtccaAGTCTCCCTATAGTGCTTCATCTTACTCTAGAAGTTCGTATACCTACTCCAAGTCAAGATCAGGTTCTTCCCGCTCTCGCTCCTACTCTCGATCATTTAGTCGTTCCCATTCTCGTTCCTACTCGCGATCGCCGCCATATCCAAGAAGAGGCAAAGGGAAGAGTCGTAACTATCGTTCTAGGTCAAGGTCACATGGCTATCACCGGTCAAGGTCAAGGTCACCCCCATACAGAAGATACCATTCACGGTCAAGGTCTCCAGTATTTAGAGGCCAGTCTCCCACTAAACGGACTGTACCtcaaggggaaggagaaagggagtaTTTTAACAGATACAGAGAAGTTCCACCATATGATATGAAAGCTTACTATGGCAGATCTGTTGACTTTAGAGATCCgtttgaaaaggaaagatacaGAGAATGGGAAAGGAACTATAGAGAATGGTATGAAAAGTTTTACAAGGGCTATGCTGTTGGCGCGCAACCTCGACCTCCAGTAAACAGAGAGAACTTTTCTCCAGATAGGTTTGGTCCACCTGGGACCAGACGAGAGAATTCGCCATATGCTCGGGGACGTAGGGAGGATTATCCTGGTGGGCAGAGCCATCGAAATCGTAATATAGCTGGAAATTACCCTGAAAAACCTTCTGGGAGAGAGAGCCATGGCATCAAAGATCCTACAAAATCAAAAGAGAAGGAGGTGGAAAATCCACTGGGAgatagcaaaggaaataaacataaaaaacaccggaagagaagaaaaggggatgAGAACGAAGGGTTTCCCAATGCTGAGTTGTTAGAAGGTGCGAGAAAACCAAGAGAGCCAGTTACAGCAGAAGACGTTAAAACGGAGTCTCTGTTCATGCTCCCCAGCAGAGATGATGCCACCCCTGTGAGAGATGAGCCTATGGAAGCAGATTCTATTGCTTTCAAACCGGtgtctgaaaaggagaaaaaagagaaggataagccaaaagcaaaaattgaCAAGACAAAGCGGAAAGTGGAAGTGGCTGTTCCTCCTAAGAAAGACAATACAATAAAACCAGCTAAAGCTTCCCAAGAAAAGGTGGACACCGATCGTGAAAAATCTCCTCGGACGGAACCTCCTGTGAAAAAAGTGAAGGAGGAGTTGCCAAAGACAGACAGTGTTAAAACATCTTCCTCTCAAAAGGATGAGAAGGCTCTTGGTACCCCGCGGAAGGTTCACCCCAAAGTGACAAAAGATCACCCAGAAACCAGACCAgccaaggaggaaaaggcaaagaaagaccATCCAAAAGAAACCAAGTCGGAAAAGCCCTCCAACAAAGAGGACAAGtcaaaaaaacctgctgaaaaAAGCAAACCGCCTGatgcaaaacctgaaaaaagaaaaagaaaagcagatgaaaaggTTGATAAAGAACACGAAGCCGCTTCCATAAAGGCCTCTAAACCAGAAACTGCTGAATCGAAAGCATCGCCGAAGGGGAAGACTGAGCCTGATGGTGAAAAAGGAGAGCGAACTCCAGAAAAGgataaatctgcttttcttaacAACCCTGCAAAAAAGATTAAACTTAACCGAGAAACTGGCAAAAAGATTGTGAGTGGAGAAAATGTACCACCTGCAAAAGAACCTGTTGAGAAACCTGagccaagcagcagcaaagttaaacaagaaaaagcGAAGGGAAAAGTGAGGAGAAAAGTAACAGCAGCTGATGGATCTAGTTCAACTCTTGTAGATTACACCAG caCTAGTTCTACTGGAGGAAGCCCTGttagaaagactgaagaaaagccAGATACAAAACGAACTGTCATTAAGACCATGGAGGAGTATAATAATGATATAACAGCCCCTGCTGAAGATGTCATTATTATGATCCAGGTCCCTCAGTCAAAGTGGGATAAAGATGACTTTGAGTCTGAAGAGGAAGACATTAAATCTACCCAGGTGCCTGCAAACGTAGGAAAACCTGCGAGTGTTATAAAAAATGTGAGTGCTAAGCCACCAAATCCCgtaaaacacaatgaaaaagaGACGGAGCCTTTGGAGAAGATACAGAAAACTACAAAAGAGGCGAGTTATGAAAGCTCCCAGCATGATGCAAAAAGTTCAAAAAGTTCTATgtcaaatgaaaaaggaaaaaccaaagaCCGGGATCATTCTTTGTCAGACAAGGACACttctgagaagagaaagagcagtGTTCAGCCAGAAAAAGACCACTCGGAACGTGCAACTGAacaaggaaatgggaaaaatacttCTCAATCTTCCAAAGACAGCAGATCTGCAGAGAAACATGATACTGGCCGTGGACCCACTGCTAAAGACTTTACTCCAAACCGAGACAAAAAATCTGACCATGATGGCAACAGAGATCATTCTAGTTCCAAGCGTAGAGACGAAAAAAGTGAATTAGCAAGGAGAAAAGACTCCCCTTCTCGAAACAGAGAATCTACATCAGTACAGAAAAGTAAGCCGAGAGACGAACGAGCAGAGCCGTCCAAAAAGGGCGCTGGAGATGCCAAAAGGAGCAGCTACAGTCCTCCGCGTGAGAGGAAGCAGTCTGATCACAAAGCTGCTCACGATTCCAAGCGTACATCGGAGGAACACAAACCTCTAgataaaaatgcaggaaaagagaaagagaagcatgTACCAGAAGTAAAGAGCAATAAAGAGAAAGAGCCAGGTGGTAATAAACCACCTTTGAGACAAGAATCACCAGAtgtaaaaaatgagaaagagaacgTGACTGGACAAAACGATAAAAGTGTTGTCAAGCCCAAGCCTCAGGTAAGCAGCTCCTCACGGCTCTCCTCTGATCTAACTCGAGAGACTGATGAGGCTGCATTTGTACCAGACTACAATGAAAGTGACAGTGAGAGTAATGTGTCTGCAAAAGATGaggaagctgcaggaaaaaatccGAAAGAACCGAAAGAAAAGGCTGTTGATAAGGCGAAAGAGGATACGGCAGCACCTGCCGCAGCTGACCAGCCTGAAGCGAGCAGAAGTCAAAGTCAAAGCAGTCCCAGCGTCAGCCGCAGCCGTAGTCAAAGCCCTTCTGAGAGTCAGACTCgaagccacagcagcagtgccagctcaGGAGAGAGtcaagacagcaagaaaaagaaaaagaaaaaagagaagaagaagcACAAGAAGCATAAGAAACACAAGAAGCATAAGAAACACATTGGAAACGAAACGGAATTGGAAAAGAgccaaaaacacaaacacaagaagaaaaaatcaaagaagagcaaagataAAGAGAAGGATGACCAAAAAGTGAAATCTGTCAGTACATAG